In Xylocopa sonorina isolate GNS202 chromosome 4, iyXylSono1_principal, whole genome shotgun sequence, the sequence TGGCACTTTATTATCCATAACATCTGAACGTGCTTGTTGAAAATAATAATCATAGGCATTCACATCAACCAGTTTTAACCTGTGTAAGCTCGATGGTTTAAATCTCAGTCTAAAGTCAAACTTATTTTTACCTTTAATTTCCAAATTGTATGCTAACGGATACCAAAGTTTTGTATAATGATTTCGAAGAGCAAAAAGGTGTCTAGTGACCGGACCTATTCTCAGTAATTTACAGACCTGAAAAATGAATTATTACACTGTTACGTTACCCTTAAAGTACTAACATTCACATATACCCTTTTCATATATTATCTCAAATGTTAATAATTCATTATACTCTTTACTGGTACATAAAACATGAAATTGGCTAATTTGTTTAATCCAAGAAGTGATGAATGCCAAAGTAACAAGAAACATACAGCTTTGAAATTATTTTTACCTTAATACAAAGATCTTCAATCGTTTGTCCATAAGTGATTGTAAGACTTAATTCCTTTTCTTCAGTTGCAACGTAAACGATCGCCAAACGATCGTTGTCCATTCTTAAGAAAAGTTTTACACGTTCTTTTCACATTTTGTTACTTCGGTTCTCCATAGCATACTGTTTATTTACAATCTGAGTACCCATCAACGCGCATGTCAACGATAGACAAGAACCAGAGGCGAAGACCGGAAAACAGTGAGGACACCACTGGGGAATTTAATCTTTATTTCAAACACAAAGGGAATTTAATCTTTATTTCATCTTAACATCTGATTATTCGAAATCTGTTTGAGTCGACTTTGCAAATATTTACCTACACATATAGCATGATAATCTTTTATATAATATGTCGAAAATTATATTGTAAAGATATATTTCAGTGAATTTTTAAGTTACTCAATTTTGTATTTCATTCACATTTACTGCTCGTTATTAGAGTAATGGtataaattatatgaaataaaaaatacaaAGACATTTGTTCTTTTCCTAAACCTATGAAACTATTCATTTGTATTCTGTTCTTACAAGAAtgaataaattaatattatagaGACAGATACACATAGAGAGATGGTATAGTTAATTATTCGGGTTTAAAGTAATTAATGATGTTCGGTGTTACAAATTTTTACTTATGTAGGAACTGATTAAAACAATTTCTTGAGGACATTTCTATATAAAATGAACCATGTAATGAaacaaaaaattattaaattacTTACATAAATTAgtgtaatataaatattattttgatCTTAACTTTTTACAAGTACATATGCaacattattcatatttttaCATGGGTAAAACTTATATACGTAATTATAAATtgtataaaatttaatattcatttatttCTACCTcgtgtatgtgtatatatataaggTGAATAgcatatatacgtatatgcTGTTTCGCTTGTTTCCTAAATATATATTCTATATTTCGAAAATGGTATGAAAAAATTGTACAGTCGTGATAAACCTTTctgcatttttttctttaaattccTTTCATGAAAATATTCATTCACCTTCCAAGATTATGTGATTTATATATGAGACTATAAACTGTCAAATGAAGTTGATAAATCTAAAAGGATGAAACAATGGTCCCATAGATATCCTTATTTACAGTATATCTTTGACATTTTTTTAGATGCAACCAATTACTCTTTTATGATTGTTATCCTTTGAATCTGAAAAAAATTAATGAATTCACATTAATTCCAATAAATGTattgtaaataaataaataattcgaTGAGCAAGTAAATTATGAAATTCATTAAGAAAGTAGGCCGCTAATCGGAATGATGTATCAACTTACCTATTTATGGGTTTGATTAATACAGAATTTGCTAATACCAAAATTAATATGTATGTAtgaaatgtatacattttatatatattcattATTTATTGAACGAAAAGTAAAATTAAGTTCATGAAAAAATGGGATTAGTATTAGTGGAGTTAGACTTACGAGACTGTGATCTGTGATTATGGTTAAAATGTTGGTGAATTCAAGTTAGGGCTGCCTGGAGTTGAAGTGGGTGTCAATGGTGTACCTGGTGGTGAAGCTTCCAGAGGGCAAACCAGATTACCATAATCCGCTTCATTCTTGCTTTTCTTACGCTTTAAAGTGAACTGTGATTTCTTTGGTACCTAAATCGTACATTAATAGTATGTAATTAATAATTGACACGAAAATTTAATTTCAACTTGATGAGAAATTATCTATTTAAGTAAAATAATTACAATTAAGTGAATAGTACCTTTAAGCGAGCGGTAAGCGTAAGGGGAACGAATCCAAGACTGCTCTcaatttctcttttcctttgTACAACTTCTCTCCCAAGAATTTGATTGAAATGCGTTGTTAAATGTCTACGGAGAAGAGTTTTTCCTGGAGAAATACTAAGTAATGTAGCCAGTAATTCTGAAGTGAATCTGCCTTCATACACCATTAAACCTCCATGTACTCCGGATCCCCTCATATTTGGAGCATATTCCGCTAAATCAACTACTCTCAGCCACTCCATTACTCGATGGTTTGTCCAAAGACAAATGTTACCACCATCCGCTCCATTTCCGTTTACAGATCTTCTTTCAAGATTATCATATTCAAAATTTAATTCACGAAGAACCTGTAAAATTAGATATAAATGTCAGAAAACTTATACTAATATATTACTGTTAAGGGTTATATGTATGAACATtacctgtattcctcgtctaaggctTGCAGCATGTAGTTGAGCAGTAACCCCAAGGTTTAAAAGATCTTCGGTAGTAAGCCGGTGTAACATCCTACCATCAACTTTACCAGCTTGAAAAGCTTCTTTATGTTGTGATAACCCAATGTCATCAAGCCAACGCAGAACTGCTGCATTATCCATCTACAATTACATATGTATATGTCACTATATGTATAAATTATTAAGAAATTGTGTGAACTACCTTATCTGACCCAAAAAATTCTGCTCCATCAGATTTTTCCGATTCTATTGCATATAATAATTTCTTCCTATGAAGAACATTTTTTATTTCCACTTCTTTTTCTAATTGCTGTTGTGAACATTCTAATAATTTTGGTCCAGTAGCACCCCACCGTCTCAATTCACCAGTGTAACATTCTAATCCTAAACTTGCAAGCCAGTCTCCAATTTCTTCCATGGAATAATCTGCCAAACATTTTTGAGTAATCGAATCTATTCGATTATTTGAGTCTCCTATAATTGTCTTCTCCTCTTCAGCTAAAATAAAGAGATAAAAAATGAATCAATTTAcggataaaaaataaaatttatcaTAAATCTAATATTCCACATGTTAATAACAATTGTGACATAAAAGCGAATAAATGAAGGGTTATATCGTATATTACATAGtataatgttaattatattacatatatacaCGATAGCAACA encodes:
- the Liprin-beta gene encoding liprin-beta 1 isoform X4, translated to MDEEENSGHARGSNSLETMLRTKQWDDRWTPSEGYDSSGTSNSEQEEHEFENINIFEQQMHKSGNCFCQSCLLGCTKMVALRGSVPNLCTSTNLADIGVLPSFCSAVYNMSSLCSKKHNYQGDKEYKGNRSNQSFELGKRRRFKNRVEREQKSKSQVDLFLRRRESPYCCSMHFQDTRKWNECHAKTEERLRKLENEREALRMEVSVLSEQVDAQSNKIQELESMLREKKDSLRRMEEALQKEELSRSALETQKLELLSSLSEMKLRQASLERENLALHSTSPVLNGEKFGRHTSQYSSLPRPPTTSKKGVMFAEEEKTIIGDSNNRIDSITQKCLADYSMEEIGDWLASLGLECYTGELRRWGATGPKLLECSQQQLEKEVEIKNVLHRKKLLYAIESEKSDGAEFFGSDKMDNAAVLRWLDDIGLSQHKEAFQAGKVDGRMLHRLTTEDLLNLGVTAQLHAASLRRGIQVLRELNFEYDNLERRSVNGNGADGGNICLWTNHRVMEWLRVVDLAEYAPNMRGSGVHGGLMVYEGRFTSELLATLLSISPGKTLLRRHLTTHFNQILGREVVQRKREIESSLGFVPLTLTARLKVPKKSQFTLKRKKSKNEADYGNLVCPLEASPPGTPLTPTSTPGSPNLNSPTF